ACGGTCCCGATGATCTCGCCCGTCTGGGCGTCGGATCGGGCCGGTTCCAAGAGGCAGAAGGCGGTGAGGAGCACGATCGAGATCGTGCTCCCGCGGAACGATTGGTTCAGTCGTGCCATGCGAGCGCGCCCCCGGGTTCGACGTTCGGATCCGCGGTATCCCGCGGACACGTCGAGCCCATCGACCGGCCGAGTGGTGCCGCAGATCAGGGGGGAGACTGGACTCGCGAGGGGACCTGACGAGGCGGGGACCGTCGAGCCGGCAGAGTTCGCGTGCCGAGGAGGACCGAGGGGGGATTCCGAAGGGGGGCTGGAACCACCGACATCCGCCGGGGTCGAGCAGCTCCCGCGACGGTGATCGGATTATAGGTCGCGTGGCGGGCTCCAAGCCAGCTTTTCGGAGCCGGTGGAGCCCCGGCCGCTCTCGCCACCGGGGCTCCCATCAGCGCGCACGAACCCTCGGGTCAACGCTTCGCCGGCACCGGCGCGCCGTCGTAGAGCTGACGGATCTCGGTTTCGCCTTCCCAGCCCGGCCAGTGCTCCATGTGCGCCTCCATGAAACGCTTGGTCCAGGTAACGGCCTCGTCCTTGGAGGGGACGTCGAACACCGCGAAGCCCCCGATCACCTCCTTCGCCTCGGCGAACGGGCCGTCGGTCACGGTGACCTTTCCGCCGGACACCCGGACCCTTGCCCCGTGAGCGGTCGGCATGAGGCCGCCCATATCCACCATGACGCCGTTGCGCCCCGCCTCCTCGCCGAGCTTGGCGATCGCGTCCATCAATCCCTGTGGCGGCGGTCCTGAGTTCTCGGAGGACTTCACCATCGTCATGAAT
This sequence is a window from Candidatus Eisenbacteria bacterium. Protein-coding genes within it:
- a CDS encoding YciI family protein; translation: MDAIAKLGEEAGRNGVMVDMGGLMPTAHGARVRVSGGKVTVTDGPFAEAKEVIGGFAVFDVPSKDEAVTWTKRFMEAHMEHWPGWEGETEIRQLYDGAPVPAKR